A window of Castanea sativa cultivar Marrone di Chiusa Pesio chromosome 8, ASM4071231v1 genomic DNA:
GGGCAagactgaaaagaaaaaagaaaaaaaagaaaagtgagtgaaTCAAGAAGACTATTTTGAAGCAGAATCAGCAGACAGCGTGACTTTGCGTTTGCCTGTGTAGTGTCTAGTGTGAACCCACTATGCACGTGTGCACCAAGTCGCCACCAGAGTCAAAACCCACCTACCTGTCCTTCTGTATGGGTGGTGCCATTTgactcttttgttttgttttgacaaAAAGAGCAATACTTGGTACGCCAAGAGAAAATTCAAtatatgtttttactttttatgataatttttattattttttgtactggataaaatttctattatagtataatttaagtatatatgtgtgtaaagttcCCTCTTAAATACTTGAATTTCAACCATTACTCTCACACTtcacaaacatttatatttgtaaagtgACCACCGTATCAAAAGTGAGCGGTGACACTATTTATGATAATTGAGTtaactaattttgtttttacaaaATCATTGATATCGTTTTTTAGTACCATGGCATTAATAACCTGTCACATTAGTGGTTATAAAAATTTgtgtctatatttttttttgacaaatatattctttttcattcttaatACAAGTTTTTATCTTAGTGTAAATTACACTAATATCTAGACTTGACCAAATTGAACTCGAACTTGATAACCAcccaaatttgaagaaaaacacATGCTTGTTTTGCCTTTCTCATTCTGGGTAAATATATTCTACATACTTTTTACTTTTGtctttatttcctttcttttctaagttattttcttctcatatacactaatggattttttttcttaacaaaagAGAGGATTGAAAGAACTTTAATTGATGTagctttaacttttttttagtgttttgtttaattgttcTCTTATATCTATTGCAACAAGGAAAAAGacaatataataatttttttttgtttattattactGCAACGGCAAAAAAGCAATTATTCAACCTTTTGACTTAAATgaaaactttactttttttctatCGCAACAAATTTGTTTAGAGATGGGAAGTCAAATCTAATTATGATATCCAAAGCGCAAATAAAGAAATTCTATGTCATAGAACTAGATGAGAAATAATGCTTCTACTATTACTTTACAGTGTAAAAACTGGTTAAAAAATACAAGTGTTAGTACTTGGGTCTAGTTCGAGGTTCGGGTTACTGATTGatagattctctctctctctctctctctctctctctctctctctctctctctctctctctctctctctctctctctctctctctctctctctccttgcaTCTGGATCTTCCTCTTGCTTTTATATTTAGCTACAACTCATCTGAATCTTACACTTGGAATGCTGAGATTGCACTCCTAAAGCCCTTGTCCCATCCAGAACAGACTAGCAAGATTTGCCATGTATTTTTAGCTATACCATCACTATTCatggtcatttcctcattaatgcggccaaaggAGTGGTTGTCTTATATTTAATGCGGAAGGGATGGCTTCTACACCCTtcttttttcatccttcttgtaTTTCGTGCCAAgtctactttcttttttctttgatgttTTAACTTTATGCGTCTCACATAACCGGTACTCATCCCTAATGTCCGAGGTGCGTCCTCGGAAATTACCTTAATCACCTATTTAACTTATATGTGGGATCCTCATCCCCACAATTCCTATTATTAATGCATGTGAAAATAATAGTCATACTGGGTAAGAATTATGTAAGGACCCTAAGAACTGGCAGCCTAAGGCCACTTAGAATAATGAGTTGTACAGCTCAACTCCCAgcccaaaataataaatttgtaagagagggaaaaaaaacaagaggGGGTTCTGCCCGAGGAAgccaaaattatacaaaaatagtACTATTCACTCTTTGCTCTTAGTGctcttcttatttcttttctatttctagATACTTGTGTCTCGATCATTTTATCTGAAAACcctctttttcttatatcccCCCCCCTCCTCCACATCTTGACCTTCCATCCTTTCATCATAAATCTCTCCTCCTGACACTTGTCCATTTTTACGTCTGAAGAAGGTGGTAGAAACAATCTGATTAGCTGTGACTTACACTATTCAGGTCATATCCTCATCAATGCAACTGATAAAACTGTTGCCCACTATTTAATGTAGAGGCAACAGGCTACTACAAACTGGAAACTTCCCCTATTATCACTGACTCTCTCTCCTCAGACCCTTCTTCCCACTTGGAACGCTTTAGAGTTCTTTGTCTCATCCCTTCCTCTCCTCAGGTGACTTTCCTTCTCGGGCCCATGATATCCCCACACTAGTATTGCAACTCTTCAACTTCATCATCGGTCCTCGGACACCCACAGAatatattgtttaaattgtcactgagagagagagagaaagagagagataaaaaataaatctaaatataagaaatttaaaaataaaatttgattattaaagtaaattgagaaaataataaatgtagAGGTATCaaaagtataacaatatatCTAAAAAGGTTTTCTATGTTACTTgattacttttaaaaatgtgTATAGCATCCAATCATACagttatatatgtttttaattttatgtttatacAGTATGTGactttacatttatattttaatattacattaaattaaaggccaaataaaattggttttaTAGGATATGGAGCTTTTGTCTTTTTAAACGAGGCAGAGGGAGGCCAAATTAAAGGGCGTTTGTTTTAGGGGTGCAATATGTTGACCCCTTTAGCTCCTGGCTTAACCTTTTACTGGAATGGAAATTGGATAATCAATCATTCACACCAATTAAAGAGCAAGTGGGCTGCCCTTTTGTTCTGTACTGGGCAGTGCCCATTTCCTCCCTATCGCTTCGAgtcaggggggggggggcgagggggggcaggtgcccctgaaatttcaatttttttcactaCTGAAATACCATATTTGCccccctacaaaaaaaaaaaaaaaaaaaaaaaaactcaattaagtTCATTCACGTTACTTCCCTCTCcagctttccttttttttttttttttggatagaagtGATAAAACCTTTCTAGCTTTCCTAGTAGTAGTAGACTTCTACTCCTATAAGTAGTACAATTCTAATGTTCTCTATAACAACTTTGCTACACCTACCCGGATTAGAAGTCAGTAgaactctgaaaaaaaaaaaaaaaaaaaaaagtatatataatgcaAACAAGGCATACCTCCCATCACAacgaaaaaaatttattttcaatccAGTCTCTTTCTTTGGATCTCAGAGTTGCTGTGcagtttttaaaagcattcaagttgggtttttaagttacattcaaatatttataagtaTGCATACTCTTAAtacttttgctttgatttatttatttatttttttttaaagaatcaaattatatgtttaaactgtTTATATTTAGATGGATCTCTTTATTTGACTATTCATaaccataaatttataattcaaattatatgtttaaactattTGTATTTATAATGATCTCTTCATTTGATTATTCTTAATCatagattgtaattttttttctttattttaatgatatgacatatatatttgtagttaattGAGATTATGGAGAATCTTGATCATAATAATGAGTCTGGATCAAATCCTAAACGAACTCGTATCGAAGTGGATGTTGCAAATCTTCCCACGGATCCtggtttaagaataaaaatttgtaactatcaTCCTAATGAAAGAGATCAAATTAGAAGgcattatctacaaaataaaccttGTCAACCAGTTGATCATGATTTTCCACAAAGTCAATTTGGTAAAACAAAGCGTCGATTTAATCCAGTGTGGTTCAAAGACTATCCTAGTTGGTTGGAATATAGCATTACGAAAGATGCTGCATATTGTCTATTTTGTTATCTATTTCGACCTGATACTGGTGATCAAGGAGGGGGAGACTCATTTGTTACTGAAGGATTCAGAAATtggaaaaagaaggagaaattACAGAATCACGTTGGGGACCACAACAGTGCACATAATATAGCTCAAAGAAAATGTGAAGCTTTGTTAAACCAGAGACAAAGTATTCAAACAGTTATAAATAAGCAATCAGATGTCGAGAAAAGGAAATATCGAACTCGTTTGAATGCATCAGTGGATTGTATTTGTTTTCTACAACGGCAAGGATTAGCATTTCGTGGCCATGATGAATCTAAAGACTCCAATAATCAAGGAAATTTCCTTGAGTCATTACGGTTTCTTGCAAATCACAATGAAGAAATTGATAAGGCAGTCCTCGAAAATTCTCCTGAAAATCATCAAATGACCTCTTCTgatatccaaaaagaaatagcAAATGCTGCAGCGGTTGAGACAATAAATGCTATTATTAAAGATATTGGAGACTCATTATTTGCTATTATAGTTGATGAATCACGTGATATGTCTACTAAAGAACAAATGGCAATTGCTTTGCGCTATGTGGACAAACTAGGACATGTGAATGAGCGCTTTTTAGGCATTACACGTGTTAATAATACATCAGCAGTGACACTAAAGAGTGCAATTGAGGAAGTATTTAATAAACATAGCTTAAGCATTAGTAGATTGCGGGGACAAGGCTACGACGGGGCAAGCAACATGCGAGGTGAGTTAAATGGACTAAAAACTCTTATTTTGAAAGATAATCCTTCTGCCTATTATGTCCATTGCTTTGCACATCAGCTTCGCACATCAGCTTCAACTAACATTAGTTGCAGTAGCAAAAAATCACATCCAGATTGCAACCTTTTTTAACTTGGTTGCAAAGGTATTCAATATCGTTGGAGCATCATGCAAACGTCATGATATTCTTCGTGAAAAATGTAATGCTGAAGTTATAGAAgcactaaaaaataatgaaatttcaaCTGGTCGTGGCTTGAATCAAGAAATGAGTCTAAAAAGACCTAGAGATACACGTTGGAGTTCTCATTATGGTGCACTTGTTAATATTATTCACATGTTTTCTTCTGTAATTGATGTGATTGAAACTATTATAGAAGATGGTTTAAATTCTGATCAGAGAGCAGAAGCAAATATCTTAATTGGTTTACTCCAAACATTTGAATTTGTGTTTGATTTACATTTGATAAAAGGTGTGCTTGGCATAAGTAATGAGTTGTCACAGGCATTACAACGAAAAGATCAAGATATTGTGAATGCTATGAAGTTGGTTGACATTTCAAAGCAACGTTTACAGGTCATGAGAGATGATGGGTGGAACTCTTTGCTAGAGGAGGTTTCTgcattttgtgaaaaaaataatattgatgttCCTGATATGGATGATTTTTATCAACCTCAGCCACGACGAAAAgctcaaaacatgaaaaattcaCATCATTATCAAGTGGAGCTTTTTTATACTGTTATAGATATGCAACTTCAGGAACTCAATAGTCGTTTTGAAAATTCTGAATTATTACTTTGTGTTGCGTGTTTGAACCCAGATAACTTATTTTCAGCATTCAACAAGGAGAAATTGATTCGGCTTGCTCAGTTTTATCCAAGTGATTTTTCAACAGTTCAAGTTTCTTTCTTGGATAACCAACTTGAGACATACATCCATGACATGCGGTCCTCTAAAGAGTTTTCAGCACTTAAAGGAATTGGACAGCTTGCTGAAAAGAtggtagaaatgaaaaagaatgttTCATATCCATTGGTTTACTCATTAGTGACTTTGGCATTGATCTTACCAGTTGCAACAGCTACTGTTGAAAGAGCTTTTTCAGCaatgaacataattaaaaatcgaTTACGCAATCGAATAGgagatcagtggatgaatgattgcttagtCACATATATTGAGAAAGATATATTCAAGACTATTGAGTGTGAAGAAATCATGCAgcggtttcaaaatatgaaaaatcgtcGAGGGCAATTGAGTAAAATAAGCTaggtgtgaaaaaataaattaaagtttacattttatgttagattctgtatgacaattacattatcatatagttgtttacttattttgttattaatattgataatttttttagattaattttttacttctaatcttgtcttttaattttgcccccccTGACCTAAATTCCTGACTCCGCCACTGCTTCGAGTTGTATCGGCTTTAGATAGAGATGGATCCAGACTCAGCTCTTCGGACGGTTCTCTTTTTTTGCTTGATCAATAAAACATTTATACAgtaaaaacaatataaatttttttgtttatagtcTGGTCTTTATGATACAATTGGAGTGAGCACCGATCAAGAATGAAGAAGTCAGCCTCGTAATAACTGATACAATCATCCCAAAATCTTCTCAGCGAATTTGATTTTGCCTAAAGCTAGGACCAAGTACTAGAACTGCCATAAAATCGATCATGGCAACCATCTCCTACTACCCAATACAAGGTTATTGTACAAGTCGTGATTCTATTCTAAAAGAGCAAAATTGTGTTGGTATTAAAAGTCATAACTCATAAAAGTGGCAATGAGTCACAATGTAAGCGAAGCAACATAAGAGTCGGCAAGTAATAAAATGCAATAGCAGTGTTGCAATAATAAGGAGGGCTATAGAGTTTGCAAGGGACATTGGAGTGTCGGCTATCATTGTAAAATGAGACTCTCTACCAGTATTACCAACTTTGGTCAAGAACCAGCGGAATAGTTTTGGCCGTAGGATCAAGGACACACGTAAATTAGTTAGTTCAATAAGCAAAACATCTTTTCCTCAAATAAAGCATATAGTTTTATCTCTGCTTGcattaaaaattaattcttGTATTGACACAATACTAAtaggacaaaaataaaaagtttgattGTGGGATGAGAATAagaataaacaattatttttaaaaaaaggaaacaatttTCGCCGACATACAAAATGCACGCGTAAGCCACCTAGAACTTACATAGTTACATTGAATCGAAGctttgaaagataaaaaaaattccaaaccgAAAAACGTGTTTTTATCACTTCCTAGTCATTGCCGAAAAGTTGGCGTAATCCAAAACAGTCATTCTTATTAGTTTAGTTCAGCTTAGCTTTACCAACCCCAcacacataaataaaataaaagactaaaCTCAACTCAACACAAAGATTTATCACAAAAACAATATTATCTTTTATCGGTAATAATGTCTCTTACGCGTAATATCAGCAACCAGAGTTCGATCGGCGATTCCTCGTCCTGGTCCCGTGTCCAGGACAAGCTCTTCGAGGAAGCTATTGTTGTCTTCCCCGAGGGAACGCAGGACAGGTGGGAAAAGATCGCCACCCAGGTCTTAGGAAAATCACCCTTGGAAGTGCGCCGACATTACGAGGATTTGGTTCATGACTTGCTGGAGATTGACTCGGGCCGAGTTGAGTTGCCGAGTTACGGGGATGAGTTTGACTCGGTGGGTCAGAGCTCCGAGTATTCGGAGGGTCCTGTGGATTTTGGGTCCAAGGCTAAAGAGACACAAAGGAGGAGAGGTGTCCCATGGACTGAAGAAGAGCACAGGTATCAGTCTATCAGAttctcattgtttttttttttttaattaattttttttatatcattattctTCAAAGTCTTGCTATAATTGATAGTATAAATTAGGCCTGATATTGCttatttagtataaaaaaaaaattaattagctcaattaattaatttaattgatcttagaaaaactaattaatatcaaatttttttaaactttgttatGTCGTTGTGTGTTGTGTTATTTGCATTGAGTGCCGTGTACGCGgagaaaatatcaaataatgTATTCACTCGTGGGGTGGATACATGCATCCCATACCACCTCGCCTCCTGTCCATTTATGCTTCTTAGGGTATAACCACTACAATCTTATACTCATGGAAAAGGTGTGCAAGTGAATTTCTTATTAACGAGCaatgttgtaacttgtaagagcattcacattcaCATTAACTTTGTATATCTTATTTACGAGCaatgttgtaacttgtaagagcattcacattaacCTTGTATAACAGAAAAATGTGTAGAATCACTCATGTGGGGTGGATACATGCATCTGACACCACCTCGCCTTCGTGTCCATTTATGCTTCTTAGGTTATAACCACTACAATCTTATACACATGGAAAAGGTGTGCAAGTGAATTTCTTATTTACGAGCaatgttgtaacttgtaagaaCATTCACATTAATCTTGTATGatagaaaaatgtgtaaaatttacataattctGTCTAAAAATGACTCACGTATgtgtaattgtgtaaatttaaaagtttactACAGTAACCGTTTAAATTTACActaatactatttattttacattttaattaattattttttctttacgtATCTAAgaagaataaatattttaatgacatataatgtaaaataaataatttgatgtaatgtattttaaaaaattagtatgtaaaatagaaaaagtaatttCATAGACAGAAATTTTTATACGAGCGGATCCTAATGCTCCGACAGGTTATTTCTATATGGACTACAACAATTTGGGAAGGGAGATTGGAGGAGTATTTCAAGAAAAGCTGTGAAGTCGAGGACACCAACACAAGTGGCCAGCCAT
This region includes:
- the LOC142606644 gene encoding transcription factor SRM1-like — encoded protein: MSLTRNISNQSSIGDSSSWSRVQDKLFEEAIVVFPEGTQDRWEKIATQVLGKSPLEVRRHYEDLVHDLLEIDSGRVELPSYGDEFDSVGQSSEYSEGPVDFGSKAKETQRRRGVPWTEEEHRLFLYGLQQFGKGDWRSISRKAVKSRTPTQVASHAQKYFLRQNSVKKERKKCSIHDITTVEEAANSVGLGQINDQIWEMGPAMPLCDHQSLEEYNKGFGFSF